A portion of the Leptospira broomii serovar Hurstbridge str. 5399 genome contains these proteins:
- a CDS encoding general secretion pathway protein GspC, with translation MNAFFIELRKNTFYALIPIVILFSLSLAYLFRGVLLLFLTPDIQTGSSSASIRRIAPPINIAMSSYEEMVTGNLFRGSLAPLPGEAGAGAESGLPPDTGEGEEMRVTGTLSGHWSFARVTILEKGKQAAEEFATGETVGGYKIKAINLNHVVLEKGSGSLKVEIGQTPGEARAKLGAGSATADAGQKNTAAGDSIRKILSRQDVNKKLKDPTGIYKNARFGPYMENNAITGYKIYSIGNDHIFYALGARSGDVIRRVNGMPLNETEKMLEIWNSIKTAEKVSVDVERGGKVLSYEFIIRN, from the coding sequence ATGAACGCGTTTTTTATCGAATTACGGAAGAATACTTTTTACGCCCTGATTCCGATCGTTATTTTGTTTTCCCTTTCCTTAGCGTATTTATTTAGGGGAGTACTCTTGCTATTTCTGACACCCGATATCCAGACCGGCTCGTCGTCCGCGTCGATCCGAAGAATCGCTCCCCCGATCAATATTGCAATGTCCTCTTACGAAGAGATGGTTACCGGCAATTTATTTCGCGGAAGCCTTGCCCCCTTACCGGGCGAAGCTGGAGCAGGTGCAGAATCGGGGCTTCCGCCGGATACAGGAGAAGGGGAAGAAATGAGGGTCACCGGAACGCTAAGCGGCCACTGGAGTTTTGCTCGAGTCACGATTCTCGAAAAAGGAAAGCAGGCCGCCGAAGAGTTTGCTACCGGAGAAACGGTAGGCGGCTATAAAATCAAAGCGATCAATTTAAATCACGTAGTACTGGAAAAAGGAAGCGGCTCTCTAAAAGTGGAAATCGGGCAGACTCCCGGAGAAGCCAGAGCCAAATTGGGCGCGGGATCGGCAACCGCTGATGCAGGCCAAAAAAATACTGCGGCCGGGGATTCTATCCGCAAAATTCTATCCAGACAAGACGTTAACAAAAAGTTAAAAGATCCGACTGGCATCTATAAAAACGCCCGGTTTGGACCTTATATGGAGAATAACGCGATCACCGGCTATAAGATTTATAGCATCGGCAACGACCATATTTTCTATGCGTTAGGAGCGAGAAGCGGAGACGTAATTCGAAGAGTAAATGGTATGCCTTTAAATGAAACCGAAAAGATGCTCGAAATCTGGAACTCCATCAAAACGGCGGAAAAAGTTTCCGTAGATGTGGAACGAGGAGGGAAAGTTCTCTCCTATGAATTTATCATTCGAAATTGA
- a CDS encoding M23 family metallopeptidase translates to MSSRNIKRKNKRPRLTGSRTEVRQTDIKYVNRTILYLPIISAIVASSLSADPLKNYDSAISDYTSKDSSFFTDREERKIKQLFSQSPDEWEADKYSAVSYHKDKSNIELPAFININPIISSKIVHQSGIIIKSYVVKPKDTLFRIAKTLKTTAARITEANSLQKGSVLKVGQSLSIPVKVANATRQKIEHRRVFLTPVVNSRITSRYGRRKDPFHTGSGGYHTGIDLAGPQGAPILASAEGTISFAGVNGGYGNTVIVDHENGYKTMYAHCAKITVEQGTKVRAGTVIGGVGRTGSATGSHLHFEVFLNGNRINPEIALRKTLKIVTNLETGKVARL, encoded by the coding sequence ATGAGCTCACGGAATATAAAAAGAAAAAATAAGCGTCCCCGACTGACCGGTTCAAGAACCGAAGTACGGCAGACCGATATTAAATACGTGAACCGGACGATTCTTTACCTTCCGATAATTTCAGCGATAGTCGCGTCATCGCTGTCGGCCGATCCGCTTAAAAATTACGATTCGGCCATTAGTGATTATACCAGCAAGGATTCTTCCTTCTTCACCGATCGCGAAGAGAGAAAGATAAAGCAATTATTTTCGCAATCTCCGGATGAATGGGAAGCGGATAAGTATTCCGCGGTTAGCTATCATAAAGACAAATCGAATATCGAATTACCTGCATTCATTAATATTAATCCCATCATTTCCTCTAAGATTGTTCACCAAAGCGGCATAATCATCAAGAGTTACGTCGTAAAACCGAAGGATACGCTCTTCAGAATCGCCAAAACTCTTAAAACGACCGCCGCGCGCATCACAGAAGCCAATAGCCTTCAGAAAGGTTCCGTCTTAAAAGTAGGTCAAAGCTTAAGCATACCCGTAAAGGTGGCGAACGCTACCCGACAAAAGATCGAACACCGAAGAGTCTTTTTAACACCGGTAGTAAATTCCAGAATCACCTCTCGATACGGTCGCCGGAAAGATCCGTTCCACACCGGGAGTGGAGGCTATCACACCGGAATCGACTTAGCAGGTCCCCAGGGAGCCCCAATTTTAGCATCTGCGGAAGGAACCATTTCCTTTGCGGGAGTAAACGGTGGTTACGGAAATACGGTAATTGTCGACCACGAAAACGGTTACAAAACAATGTATGCACATTGTGCGAAAATAACTGTCGAACAGGGAACCAAAGTTAGAGCAGGAACGGTCATAGGTGGAGTAGGCCGCACCGGTTCTGCCACCGGTTCTCACCTTCATTTTGAAGTATTTCTAAATGGTAATAGGATCAACCCAGAAATCGCACTTAGGAAAACTTTAAAAATTGTCACTAACCTGGAAACAGGAAAGGTGGCGAGACTCTAA
- a CDS encoding type II secretion system-associated lipoprotein — protein MVRIPTFLLALLLLHCGSRLIKQDRLSDINAYYQDKVYALKKDAKVSSTETFKKGMLVRIYIESTPSLVKIKCFPADQKREHAIGRLLAYQVNDDFEKKSIKIEDLDKLIDNELTEYKKKK, from the coding sequence ATGGTGCGAATACCTACTTTTCTCCTGGCTTTACTGCTCTTACACTGCGGTTCCAGGTTGATTAAGCAGGATAGATTATCCGATATCAATGCATATTACCAGGACAAGGTATATGCGCTCAAAAAGGATGCGAAAGTGTCCTCAACTGAGACCTTTAAGAAAGGGATGCTAGTTCGGATATACATAGAATCGACCCCTTCACTTGTGAAAATCAAATGCTTTCCAGCCGATCAAAAGCGGGAACATGCGATCGGTAGGCTCTTGGCTTACCAGGTGAACGACGATTTCGAGAAAAAATCCATTAAGATTGAAGACCTGGATAAACTGATCGATAATGAGCTCACGGAATATAAAAAGAAAAAATAA
- a CDS encoding YifB family Mg chelatase-like AAA ATPase, with protein sequence MQDVRLIRLKGASLEGLQAFPVQVEVNLKRGIPRFTITGLAATAIKESADRIRIAIENSGFDYPLLNVLVHLGPAGRKKEGTYLDLPIAAGLLTLTGQWNRTDILKDLLLLGELGLDGSLRPVKGILPILQQTAKDTCKGAVVPFENRHEAALQNKFPIYSIRHLRDLEALLSGRLLPEEKESLKIKNESFRERIEVYQDQLPGLRAIQIAAAGWHHCLLSGPPGAGKSLLARLAFTLLPPIRESEALDLLALRSLRELVFDLEVGRPFRSPHHTTSDIALVGGSRTLNMGEVTLASHGILFLDELAEFRPGTLQALREPMEEGLITVSRISGSITYPCPFLLIGAMNPCPCGYFQAFDRPCFCRFQKVQTYQSSVTGPFMDRIEIFLHLKTGSKPNRERVTIDLGLLRTSVASAARMQEVRLFQKTGKLYNGTLRGEEILETIHLSTKCRELVSKAVQKRGLSIRKALQLRKVGRTIADLEESQEVEERHLEEALVFLNSGWFPENRAAA encoded by the coding sequence ATGCAAGATGTCCGGCTAATTCGATTAAAAGGGGCTTCGCTCGAAGGTTTGCAGGCATTTCCCGTTCAAGTTGAAGTCAATTTGAAACGCGGAATTCCTCGCTTTACAATTACCGGATTAGCTGCCACCGCTATAAAAGAATCCGCTGATCGGATTAGAATTGCGATCGAAAATAGCGGTTTTGACTACCCTCTTTTAAACGTTCTAGTTCATTTAGGACCCGCTGGGAGAAAAAAGGAAGGTACGTATCTTGATCTGCCGATTGCGGCTGGACTTCTCACTCTTACGGGGCAATGGAATCGAACTGATATATTGAAAGATCTACTTCTGTTAGGAGAATTAGGGTTAGACGGAAGCCTTCGTCCAGTAAAGGGGATCCTACCGATTCTTCAACAAACTGCAAAAGATACCTGTAAAGGAGCAGTGGTTCCTTTCGAAAATCGCCATGAAGCGGCCTTACAGAATAAGTTTCCTATTTATTCGATTCGTCATTTGCGTGATTTGGAAGCCTTACTTTCAGGAAGATTACTTCCGGAAGAAAAAGAATCTTTGAAAATCAAGAATGAATCCTTTCGTGAAAGAATCGAGGTATATCAAGACCAACTACCGGGATTAAGAGCGATTCAAATAGCGGCAGCCGGTTGGCACCATTGTCTCTTATCCGGTCCTCCAGGCGCCGGAAAGAGTCTTCTCGCGAGACTTGCGTTTACTCTTCTGCCTCCGATACGGGAATCGGAAGCGCTTGATCTATTAGCTCTCCGTTCTCTCCGTGAATTGGTATTCGATTTGGAGGTGGGTCGTCCATTTCGGAGCCCTCATCACACCACCTCGGATATTGCACTTGTTGGAGGTTCCCGGACTTTGAATATGGGCGAAGTTACGTTGGCGAGTCACGGAATTCTTTTTCTAGATGAGTTGGCCGAATTTAGACCGGGCACTCTGCAAGCATTGCGAGAGCCTATGGAAGAAGGTCTTATCACCGTTTCACGAATTTCCGGTTCTATCACCTACCCTTGTCCTTTCCTACTTATCGGTGCGATGAATCCTTGTCCCTGCGGTTACTTCCAGGCCTTTGATAGACCCTGTTTTTGCAGATTTCAAAAAGTGCAGACCTATCAATCTTCAGTGACAGGACCGTTCATGGATCGTATCGAAATATTTTTACATTTAAAGACCGGAAGCAAACCAAATCGAGAACGGGTAACGATCGACCTAGGGCTCCTGCGCACGTCGGTCGCTAGCGCGGCAAGAATGCAAGAGGTCCGGTTATTTCAGAAAACCGGAAAATTATATAATGGTACTCTAAGAGGCGAAGAAATATTGGAGACGATTCACCTTTCGACAAAATGTAGGGAGTTAGTTTCAAAGGCGGTTCAGAAACGAGGGCTTAGTATTCGGAAAGCTCTTCAATTGAGAAAAGTTGGACGGACGATTGCCGACTTGGAGGAAAGTCAAGAAGTTGAGGAGAGGCATTTGGAGGAGGCCCTTGTTTTCCTAAATTCCGGATGGTTTCCGGAAAACAGGGCCGCTGCCTAA
- a CDS encoding YraN family protein: protein MRDLRGKQKKGKLGEDTAVNFLILSGHTILERNYRLRFAEIDIISVSGNLIFFTEVKYWNSSLFVHPLETFNKTKETKMKLAAEAYLSTHVSLRHCFVSFCLAFLNEKRELNFYRNLF from the coding sequence ATGCGCGACTTACGCGGAAAGCAGAAAAAGGGAAAACTCGGAGAAGATACCGCCGTAAACTTTCTGATTCTTAGCGGACATACGATTTTAGAGAGAAATTACCGTCTACGGTTCGCTGAAATCGACATAATCAGTGTCAGCGGAAACTTGATATTTTTTACGGAAGTCAAGTATTGGAACAGCAGCTTATTCGTTCATCCGCTAGAAACCTTCAATAAAACGAAGGAAACGAAGATGAAATTGGCGGCAGAAGCTTATTTATCCACTCACGTTTCCTTAAGACATTGTTTTGTCTCTTTCTGTTTGGCCTTTTTGAACGAAAAAAGGGAACTGAATTTTTATCGTAACCTATTTTGA
- a CDS encoding HD-GYP domain-containing protein: MKKVSVAELKPGMRFSKPVYLDKENLFITSNTPITDSDLERLKRFGITEVLTHGDPLQLIADPDFLETQIEDIIVSTVVDEDLLPLKGIYDNLNRIKIQFSSLYKSTFNVVQDVYRKAAEDKIFDFGPIRDQAESLSDFVRLHNNLSYLILGMNNPGYYLYNQITNSTFYALIIGKLLDYSRPKMVDLAISCLVADVGMTKVPATVSEKTDQLNDEEYKSILKHTIIGYQILTQRIKMKNSLAVVALQHHERYDGKGYPQKLTAGAIEEAARIYAIADNFSALITNRPHRKRILPHEAIKSMISMDVGKFDLKIVRTFLNHVSLYPVGSCVELSDKRIGLVLSSNPDKPLRPSIRIVKDEYGTFVRNLILVDLVKENHLFIVKALDLQEATHAH, encoded by the coding sequence ATGAAAAAAGTAAGTGTTGCGGAACTTAAGCCGGGAATGCGGTTTTCTAAGCCGGTTTATCTGGACAAAGAAAATCTCTTTATCACTTCCAATACACCCATTACGGACTCGGACTTAGAACGACTAAAACGCTTTGGAATTACCGAGGTCTTGACTCACGGAGATCCGCTGCAGTTAATCGCCGATCCCGATTTTCTAGAAACTCAGATCGAAGATATCATCGTAAGTACGGTAGTCGATGAGGATCTACTCCCGTTAAAAGGGATCTACGATAATTTAAATCGAATTAAAATTCAATTTTCCAGTTTGTACAAATCCACGTTTAACGTCGTCCAGGACGTTTATCGAAAGGCGGCAGAAGATAAAATTTTTGATTTCGGCCCAATTCGGGATCAAGCGGAGAGTCTATCGGATTTCGTCCGCCTTCATAACAATCTTTCGTATCTAATTCTCGGGATGAATAATCCAGGGTATTATCTTTACAACCAAATCACGAATTCAACTTTTTATGCCCTAATCATCGGTAAACTTTTGGATTACTCTCGCCCCAAAATGGTGGACTTGGCTATCTCTTGTTTGGTTGCCGACGTGGGCATGACTAAAGTTCCTGCTACCGTTTCCGAAAAGACGGATCAACTAAACGATGAAGAATATAAATCCATTTTAAAACATACGATCATCGGTTACCAAATCCTGACTCAGAGAATAAAAATGAAGAACAGCCTTGCAGTCGTCGCGTTGCAACATCATGAGCGATATGACGGTAAGGGATACCCGCAAAAATTAACGGCGGGTGCCATCGAAGAAGCCGCCCGTATTTATGCAATCGCGGACAATTTTTCGGCGTTAATTACGAATCGTCCGCATCGAAAACGAATTTTACCCCACGAAGCGATAAAATCGATGATTAGTATGGATGTCGGTAAGTTCGACTTAAAAATCGTCAGAACATTCCTAAATCATGTTTCTCTCTATCCTGTCGGCTCTTGTGTTGAACTTTCCGATAAGAGAATCGGACTCGTTTTAAGCTCCAATCCTGATAAGCCGCTTAGGCCAAGTATTCGGATTGTAAAGGACGAGTATGGTACGTTCGTGCGAAATTTAATTCTAGTCGATCTAGTAAAAGAAAATCATCTGTTCATAGTAAAGGCTTTGGATTTGCAGGAAGCGACCCACGCCCATTAA
- a CDS encoding EscU/YscU/HrcU family type III secretion system export apparatus switch protein, translating to MERVKLGIALKFVPDNESAPKVIATGEGFLADRIRQVAESHKIPIVANAPLAEALSPLPLGEEIPENLYRAVAAVFAYLLVENVPSEM from the coding sequence ATGGAACGCGTGAAATTAGGAATTGCTCTTAAGTTCGTCCCGGATAACGAATCGGCTCCTAAAGTCATAGCAACCGGAGAAGGTTTTTTAGCGGATCGAATTCGCCAGGTAGCCGAGAGTCATAAGATTCCAATCGTAGCGAACGCTCCATTGGCCGAAGCTTTATCCCCATTACCCTTAGGAGAGGAAATTCCGGAGAATTTATATCGGGCAGTTGCAGCTGTTTTCGCATACTTGTTAGTAGAAAACGTGCCAAGTGAAATGTAA
- a CDS encoding ribonuclease HII produces the protein MSTGNFEPEESRFFPHGIPCGIDEAGRGPYAGPLSLALVAFSPEILESILVGKNLSGLNDSKKLSESKREMLYSQIRDVASICCHTFVSHSFIDRNGINRAVLEGIWKCYRMALRTPIAIVGGSLTLLIDGNYNFSKYPESKFISSKSHYYTKGDSRIVSISAASIIAKVTRDRWMKGIAGKFPGYGFESHKGYGSAGHEEAIRTLGLCRIHRRSFTKKFQ, from the coding sequence TTGTCGACGGGAAACTTCGAGCCGGAAGAGTCCCGTTTTTTCCCCCACGGGATTCCCTGTGGGATTGATGAAGCGGGCCGGGGGCCTTATGCAGGACCCTTATCGCTCGCACTCGTTGCATTTTCACCGGAAATTCTAGAATCTATCCTGGTCGGTAAGAACTTATCGGGATTGAACGATTCCAAAAAACTTTCCGAATCCAAACGAGAAATGCTCTATTCTCAGATAAGGGATGTAGCAAGTATTTGCTGTCACACTTTCGTATCCCACTCATTTATCGATCGCAACGGAATCAACCGAGCCGTTCTTGAAGGTATATGGAAGTGTTATAGAATGGCGCTTCGGACGCCGATAGCGATAGTAGGCGGTTCACTGACTCTCCTTATCGATGGAAATTATAATTTTTCAAAATATCCTGAATCCAAGTTCATTTCGTCTAAGTCTCATTATTATACGAAGGGGGATTCCCGTATTGTAAGCATTTCGGCCGCTTCCATTATCGCAAAAGTAACTCGGGATCGTTGGATGAAGGGAATTGCCGGTAAGTTTCCCGGATACGGATTCGAATCGCATAAAGGGTATGGTAGTGCCGGACATGAGGAAGCGATCAGAACCCTAGGTCTCTGTCGAATTCACCGGCGCTCCTTTACAAAGAAATTCCAATGA
- the rplS gene encoding 50S ribosomal protein L19: MKELLKGGLPTDANRTLNFNVGDTVKVHYKIQESGKERIQVYEGVVISIANGGNGKSFTVRRISYDVGVERVFPLYSPRIAKIELIRKGRVRRSKLFFLRERSGKSARIRELKGGKTLVAEDKKRQAAADAAATSSGVPASE; this comes from the coding sequence ATGAAAGAACTTCTTAAGGGCGGATTGCCCACTGACGCTAACCGCACCCTGAATTTCAATGTCGGGGATACCGTTAAAGTACATTATAAAATCCAAGAATCCGGAAAAGAGCGTATTCAGGTGTATGAGGGAGTCGTGATTTCTATCGCGAACGGCGGTAACGGAAAATCTTTCACCGTCCGACGCATTTCTTATGACGTTGGTGTCGAACGAGTATTTCCTCTGTATTCACCTCGAATCGCAAAAATCGAACTGATCCGCAAAGGACGAGTTCGTCGTTCTAAGCTCTTCTTCCTTCGCGAACGCTCCGGCAAATCTGCTCGTATACGCGAACTGAAAGGCGGAAAAACGTTAGTGGCAGAAGATAAAAAACGTCAAGCAGCTGCCGACGCGGCGGCCACCTCGTCTGGAGTTCCGGCTTCGGAATAA
- the trmD gene encoding tRNA (guanosine(37)-N1)-methyltransferase TrmD yields MKFNFITLFPSKIQSYFAEGLQEKAIRNEVFSIEIVHLRDYSNNKHLKVDDTPYGGGPGMLLKVEPVHLALESLGKEKGLVIMTTPSGIPFTQEIAVRLAKKGGPITLISGYYEGVDHRVTEHLVDIELSLGNYVISAGDLASLCIVDAVSRLLPGFMGDQESLEDESHNDRDVLEYPQYTKPSEYNGWKVPEVLLSGNHAAIESWRETNRKRINPDKTRNL; encoded by the coding sequence ATGAAGTTTAACTTTATCACTCTTTTTCCCTCGAAAATTCAATCGTACTTTGCCGAAGGGCTTCAAGAAAAAGCGATTCGAAACGAGGTTTTCTCGATCGAAATCGTACATCTCCGCGACTATTCCAATAATAAACATCTTAAAGTTGACGATACTCCCTACGGCGGAGGACCGGGAATGCTATTAAAAGTTGAGCCGGTACATCTCGCTCTAGAATCCTTAGGAAAGGAAAAAGGATTGGTGATCATGACGACTCCGTCCGGAATTCCCTTCACACAGGAAATTGCAGTTAGGCTGGCAAAGAAAGGAGGTCCTATCACTCTGATCTCCGGTTACTACGAAGGTGTGGATCATCGAGTTACCGAACATCTTGTTGACATAGAACTGTCCCTTGGAAATTATGTAATCTCAGCCGGAGATTTGGCCAGCCTTTGTATAGTAGATGCAGTGTCCAGGCTTTTGCCGGGATTTATGGGCGACCAAGAAAGTCTGGAAGACGAGTCGCATAATGATCGGGACGTACTAGAGTATCCCCAATATACGAAGCCTTCCGAATATAACGGGTGGAAAGTTCCCGAGGTTCTACTTAGCGGAAATCACGCTGCAATTGAATCTTGGCGCGAAACTAACAGAAAGAGAATCAACCCCGATAAAACGAGGAATCTATGA
- the rimM gene encoding ribosome maturation factor RimM (Essential for efficient processing of 16S rRNA): MTENQILAGKLGKPFGLKGFIRLVAQESSLPTLKHPLSVILRFPGKPDLSLVLLETKIHSGRIHLRFQDYSTPEDSTKLTGASVFVDRSVFPASEGDEYYLFELQGLRGIAESGEDLNWILEDIMENPAHPILLFREGEKEILVPFIDQFVGKILLTEGKIFLKNPEIWDEV, encoded by the coding sequence TTGACTGAGAACCAAATCCTTGCAGGTAAGCTAGGGAAACCCTTTGGACTAAAGGGTTTTATCCGGCTTGTCGCCCAAGAAAGCTCCCTTCCGACTCTCAAACATCCCTTATCCGTCATTCTTCGTTTTCCCGGTAAACCGGACCTTTCTCTCGTATTATTGGAAACGAAAATTCATTCTGGTAGAATTCATCTTCGTTTCCAGGACTATAGTACACCGGAAGACTCTACAAAATTAACCGGTGCAAGCGTATTCGTGGATCGTTCTGTATTTCCGGCGAGTGAAGGAGATGAATATTATCTGTTCGAACTCCAAGGTCTTCGCGGTATTGCAGAATCCGGCGAGGATTTGAATTGGATTTTGGAGGATATCATGGAAAACCCGGCACATCCGATCTTATTGTTTCGAGAAGGGGAAAAAGAGATTTTAGTTCCTTTTATAGATCAGTTTGTTGGAAAGATACTTCTGACCGAAGGGAAAATATTTCTTAAGAATCCGGAGATCTGGGATGAAGTTTAA
- a CDS encoding KH domain-containing protein, whose protein sequence is MEELVRYIVTSLVDFPEEISVTEIEGEEQTVLELRVSPKDVGKVIGKNGRIAKSLRAILTAASIKAGKNISLEIID, encoded by the coding sequence ATGGAAGAACTAGTCCGCTACATCGTAACTTCCCTGGTAGATTTTCCGGAGGAGATTTCCGTAACGGAAATAGAAGGCGAGGAGCAAACAGTCTTAGAACTGAGGGTTTCTCCGAAAGACGTGGGGAAGGTGATCGGTAAAAACGGCAGGATTGCAAAATCTCTACGCGCAATTTTGACCGCTGCTTCCATTAAAGCAGGTAAGAATATCTCCCTGGAAATTATTGACTGA
- the rpsP gene encoding 30S ribosomal protein S16 — protein MVKIRLQRTGAKNNPHYRVVAADSRSPRDGKFIDILGHYHPAEIKGQTVLDKTKVLDWLKKGAQPTGTVLNLIKNEGIWAEYKQAAKK, from the coding sequence TTGGTTAAGATCAGATTACAGAGAACTGGAGCCAAAAACAACCCCCATTACCGGGTTGTAGCAGCGGACAGCCGCTCTCCGCGCGACGGAAAATTCATTGATATTCTTGGGCATTATCACCCGGCAGAAATCAAGGGACAAACCGTTTTAGACAAAACGAAAGTTTTGGATTGGCTAAAAAAGGGTGCTCAACCTACGGGAACCGTGCTGAACCTCATTAAGAACGAGGGGATCTGGGCGGAATACAAACAAGCCGCTAAGAAGTAA
- the rpe gene encoding ribulose-phosphate 3-epimerase, producing MKISASILATQLTSLSSQIPSFRQENIDLIHMDVMDGNFVPQISFGEAITKEVKGMTSIPLDVHLMVEKPENHVPKYYELDPYCITFHAETTRFPIRLAQEIRKNGPKVGVSLNPGTPVSALETLLPYIDLVLIMTVEPGFYGQKFVEGGIEKIQKVKSLISPYRIELEVDGGINDSNIRELAKAGVDICVVGAGLFKSGHPNDNGKNLKKLASGI from the coding sequence TTGAAAATCTCCGCTTCCATCTTAGCGACACAACTAACTTCGCTTTCCTCCCAGATCCCATCCTTCCGGCAAGAAAACATCGATTTGATTCATATGGATGTGATGGACGGAAATTTCGTACCCCAAATCAGCTTTGGAGAAGCGATCACCAAAGAAGTAAAGGGCATGACTTCGATCCCGTTAGATGTGCATCTAATGGTAGAAAAACCGGAAAATCATGTTCCTAAGTACTACGAACTGGATCCCTACTGCATTACGTTTCATGCGGAGACGACCAGATTCCCGATTCGTCTAGCCCAAGAAATTAGGAAGAATGGTCCCAAAGTGGGAGTTTCCTTAAATCCAGGCACTCCAGTTTCTGCCTTAGAAACTCTACTACCTTATATCGATTTAGTGCTGATTATGACGGTTGAACCCGGTTTCTACGGCCAGAAGTTCGTCGAGGGGGGTATCGAGAAGATTCAGAAAGTAAAATCTCTGATCTCTCCTTACCGAATTGAATTGGAAGTAGACGGGGGCATTAACGACTCGAATATTCGAGAGCTCGCAAAGGCCGGAGTGGATATTTGTGTAGTAGGTGCTGGATTGTTTAAGTCCGGACATCCGAACGATAATGGAAAAAATTTAAAGAAACTTGCTTCCGGTATCTGA
- a CDS encoding PASTA domain-containing protein has translation MTQEELRSKYLPIGGYLFFIAFGLVVFFIAAFLVVFVRTKSSTLVVMPDVVGKSYNEVHNELSRLQLKIRLESKRYPDKTDGIIIYQSIRPGREIEAGSKVSLTVNIGLDRLIMPELKGQTLASAKNALEKVLSGETYVSLQLGGVTYVEPKEGELPDTVVDQIPEAGKNTTAREKVFLLVTKAPAKKKEGEPQTLDFKPGDSFVFAQRTLARAGIPSKADIVETKFRPESGKIESVQKIGSEYRFKVFYFEPEDRVESGYESFEYKIRDNGNYKLILKDQKDESKQVELSAATPYQEGEKIQTVFYRAGDVTLVLLDQSGSKVKSKDYENEF, from the coding sequence GTGACTCAGGAAGAACTCCGTTCCAAATACCTCCCAATCGGAGGTTATCTATTTTTTATCGCATTCGGTTTGGTCGTTTTTTTTATCGCGGCCTTTCTCGTCGTTTTTGTTCGAACCAAAAGTTCTACTTTGGTTGTCATGCCAGATGTCGTCGGGAAGTCCTATAACGAAGTGCATAATGAATTAAGTCGTCTTCAGTTGAAGATTCGACTCGAATCCAAACGATATCCGGATAAAACGGACGGAATCATTATTTATCAATCCATCCGCCCAGGTCGAGAAATAGAGGCCGGATCAAAAGTATCCTTAACGGTGAATATCGGATTGGATCGACTCATTATGCCCGAATTAAAAGGACAAACATTGGCTTCGGCCAAAAACGCTCTTGAAAAAGTCCTATCCGGAGAAACTTACGTATCTCTTCAACTAGGTGGGGTAACCTATGTGGAACCTAAGGAAGGTGAACTTCCGGATACGGTCGTAGATCAAATTCCTGAAGCCGGAAAAAATACAACTGCACGGGAGAAAGTCTTTCTGTTAGTCACGAAAGCCCCTGCGAAAAAGAAAGAAGGTGAGCCGCAGACTCTGGATTTTAAACCCGGTGACTCCTTCGTGTTTGCCCAACGAACGTTAGCTCGGGCAGGAATTCCGTCGAAAGCCGATATAGTCGAAACGAAATTTCGCCCCGAAAGCGGAAAAATCGAATCGGTGCAAAAGATCGGTTCCGAATATCGGTTCAAAGTATTTTATTTCGAACCGGAAGATCGGGTGGAAAGCGGCTATGAAAGCTTTGAATATAAGATCCGAGACAATGGAAATTATAAATTAATTCTCAAAGACCAAAAAGACGAATCGAAACAAGTCGAATTATCCGCTGCAACCCCGTATCAAGAAGGGGAAAAAATCCAGACTGTATTTTATCGGGCAGGCGATGTCACCCTGGTCTTATTGGATCAATCCGGCTCGAAAGTAAAATCCAAAGACTACGAGAACGAATTTTGA